A region of the Paenibacillus sp. J23TS9 genome:
ACATTCGCTTTCACTTCATTCGTGGATACCCGGTCCAAAATGGCGGCAAATTCCGCCCGCGTAACAGCCGCGTTCGGTCTGAAGCTCCCGTTTCCTTCACCCTTCAAATATCCCTTAGACACCGCATAATCAATAGCTTTTTTAGCCCAGTGGTTGGCTGGAACATCTTTAAATGAGCCTTCCGCTGCTGATGCGGGTTTCCCCCATCCAAGACAAGCGCCAAAGATTAGTGCTATAGCCAACAAAGTGATCATTCTCTTTTTCATATGTACACTCCCTATCAATCACATTTTTTCGTCTCCGCCCACGCCTACCGACGTAACTTCCCAGAAGATAAACCGCGCTGCTTCCTTCCTCACAATCCACTTCTTCTTGTCTTATCCTACGGGACTGCTTGCCCACGTGAATGATCTGGAGCACACCTCCCTCAAAACATATGTATTAGAAACTATTTCTGCGAAATCTCTCATCCTTTGTAACTAGGACAATTGCAGTATACTATAACATTTTTGAAATATTTGTCATAAACAGTCGAATACTCACTTGAAAATCCTGAATATGGATTAAATTACAATCAATTGAACTCGTTATTTTACTTCATCCTCATCACATATCATCCCTGCGCGTGAATATACTTGATTAATAATGACTCATGACTTTTGAAGCTGATTATGCGTATAGGGGAGGTGCTGAACATGCCATCTGACGATCATTCGCTGTTTGTCGTGTCCAAGGAGGACTGGTCACTGCACCGTAAAGGGTATCAGGATCAAGTCCGCCATCAGGAAAAAGTGAAAGAAATGATTAAGCAAAACCTGCCCGATCTCATTACGGAAGAGAGTATTGTCATGTCGGACGGTAAACAGATTATCAAGGTACCCATCCGGAGTCTGGACGAATACCGTTTTATCTATAATTTCCAGAAGCAAAAGCATGTGGGGCAGGGTGATGGTGACAGTCAAGTAGGTGATGTACTCGGACGTGATCCGGCTCAGAAGCCTGGTCAGGGCGAGAAAGCTGGAGATCAGCCGGGGCATGACATCATGGAAGCCGAAGTCAGCATGGAAGATCTGGAGAATATGCTCTTTGACGAAATGGAGCTTCCTTTTATGAAGCCGAAAGAGCAGCAGGATGTGGAGACCGAATCCATTACTTTTAACGATATCCGCAAAAAAGGAATGCAGTCCAACATCGACAAAAAGCGTACCATTCTGGAGAATCTGCGCCGCAATGCCACTTCCGGAACTCCCGGCATCCATCATATCAGCCCGGATGACCTGCGCTACAAAACCTGGGAGGAAATCGTGGTGCCCCACTCCAGCGCTGTCATTATCGCTATGATGGATACCTCAGGCAGTATGGGATCTTTTGAAAAATACTGTGCGCGCAGCTTCTTTTTCTGGATGACCCGTTTTCTGCGGCGGCAATATGAAAAGGTAGATATTGTTTTCCTGGCGCATCATACCGAAGCGAAGGAAGTATCCGAGGAGGACTTTTTTACACGCGGCGAAAGCGGCGGCACCATCTGTTCCTCTGCCTATCAAAAGGCGCTTGAAATCATCGACCGGCGCTACCCGCCTTCCAAATACAATATTTATCCGTTCCACTTCTCCGACGGAGACAATCTAACCTCGGATAACGAACGCTGCGTGCGCCTGATCGGGGAACTGCTCAAGGTGAGCAATATGTTCGGATACGGAGAGGTCAACCAGTACAACCGGAGCAGCACACTCATGTCGGCCTACCGTAATATTAAAATGGAGCAATTTATGTACTATGTCATCAAGGAAAAAGGAGAGGTCTATCAGGCCCTGCGCACATTCTTCCAGAAACAGGAAGGAGCAATCCAAACATGAGTAACAGTGATGAAATCAAGCAGCTCGAATATGCCATCAGCGAAATTATGGAGATAGCCGATGGCTTCGGGCTCGATTATTATCCGATGCGTTACGAGATCTGTCCTGCTGATATTATCTACACTTTCGGCGCATACGGTATGCCGACCCGCTTCTCGCACTGGAGCTTCGGTAAAACTTTTAACAAGATGAAAATGCAATACGACTTCGGACTCAGCAAAATTTACGAGCTGGTCATCAACTCCAATCCCTGCTATGCTTTTCTGCTCGACGGCAACTCGCTGATTCAGAACAAGCTGATCGTCGCACACGTTCTTGCCCATTGTGACTTCTTTAAAAATAATTACCGTTTTTCGACCTCCAACCGCAATATGGTTGAGAGCATGTCCGCCACAGCTGAACGGATCAGCCATTACGAGATGGAATATGGAACCGAAGCTGTCGAGAGCTTCATTGACGCCGTCCTGAGCATACAAGAGCATGTGGATCCCCAACTGGTTAGACCACAGCATCTCGGCAAGCAGCGTTACATGGAATACAAGATCAAGGAGCAGAAAGACTCCCACAAACAAGAGCCTCCTGCTGGCGACTATGATGATCTTTGGAATCTGGATGAACCCAAAACCAAAGACAAGAACACAGTGGCATCACGCCATTTCCCTCCCGAACCGGAAAAAGATATCATGTGGTTCATCCAGGAATTCTCTGAGGTACTTGAGGAGTGGCAGCGGGATATCATGAGTATGCTGCGTGAGGAAATGCTATACTTCTGGCCGCAGATGGAAACCAAAATCATGAACGAAGGCTGGGCTTCCTACTGGCATCAGCACATCATTCGGGAACTGGATCTGACCAGCGAGGAAACCATTGAGTTCGCCAAACTGAACTCCTCTGTCGTACAGCCATCCCGCAACAGCTTGAATCCCTACTACCTGGGCCTTAAAATTTTCGAGGATATCGAGCGGCGCTGGGATCACCCGACGAAGGAAGAGCAGGAACGTGGCGGAAGAACGCCCGGCCGAGGCCGAGAGAAAATTTTCGAGGTGCGTGAGTACGATTCCGATACCTCGTTTATCCGCAATTACTTAACAAAGGAATTAACGAATGATTTGGATTTGTATGTATTCGAGAAAAAAGGACCCGAGTGGAAAATTACCGACAAAGGTTGGGAGCGTGTCCGAGATCAGCTGGTTGTGTCCAGAGTGAACGGCGGTAATCCATTTCTGGTTGTATCCGATGGTGATTTCATGCGAAACGGAGAGCTTGTCGTGCGGCATGAGTATGAAGGCACCGAGCTTGATCTGAAATATATGGAACGGACCATGCCGCATGTCTATCAGTTATGGGGCCGGACCGTCCATCTGGAAACCATAATCGAGGATAAGAAAGTCATGTTCACCTATGACGGCAAAAAGCTGCACCGTAAATTTGTTTAAAGCCTACACCAACCAATATAAAAAGACCCGGGAACCCACCGGGTCTTTTTATTTGCCTCTTATTTACCAACGTACTCGTATAAAACTAATTCTAACCTGCTCTGTATCTCTTACCTGTTAAAGCGGGGAACTCTCCCCTAGCGCAATTCTTATGTTATGCCTTAATTATATCCACGATATTTCAAAGTGTTTCCAACTTGTAAATTATTTTTCCATCGCTTTATATCCGATGCCGTACACAGTTTGGAGAAGATATTGTGCATCCCCCAGCTTCTTGCGCAGACGCTGGATATGAATATCGACAGTTCGAGTCCCGCCAAAGTACTCCATACCCCACACGAGTTCAAGCAAATCCTCGCGGGTATAGACACGCCCCGCATGGGAGACCAGGAGAGCAAGCAGATCGAATTCTTTAGGTGTTAAATCCATGGACCCGCCATTAATATCCGCCGTACGGCGCACCGTATCGACTTTAAGACCTTCAAGGCGATAAACCTCCGAGTCTGCAGGTGGCGTTGGATCACTACCTTTATCTAATCGGCGTACAATGGATTTGACTCTGGCCACCAGCTCACGGATATCAAATGGCTTGCTCATAAAGTCATCCGCACCGAGCTCCAGTCCCAGCACTTTATCTACAATATCGTTTTTGACGGTCAGTAAAAGAATACCGATCCCCTTGACGTTTTCCAGCCGGCGGCAAACCTCATACCCATTCAGCTTGGGCATCATTACATCCAGGACGAGCATGTCCGGCCGGAAGGAGGTTACCTTCTGCAGTGCTTCTTCCCCGTCCGCTGCCGTTGATACCTCAAAGCCCTCGCGTTTCAAGGCGTAAGTAATGGCACTGCGAATGCTTTCTTCATCATCGACCACAAGTACTCTTCTCTGGTCCATATTATCACTTCCCGTTTCAAACCGAAGTTTTTCTGATTTCATTTATTATAAAGAATAGTGCCCTGTGATGAAACAGCAGCCAAAAATAAAGAGCATGCCTTTACAAGCATACTCTACCATTTATTATTTATTCACTATGGTTCCGAATAGCGTGCCGTTGATTCGCGGATAACCAGACTGGAAGGCTCGGTAACGACCGGAGGCGGATATTCAGTGCTCTTAATCATCGAGATCAGCTCTTCAATCGACTTCACGCCAATGGCGTGAATATTCTGGTTGATCGTGGTCAGACCCGGCTTGAACAGCTCAGCTTCATAAATATTATCAAATCCCACGACTGATATATCACCGGGAACGGAAAGCCCATGAGCTTCAATCGCGTGAATGACTCCAAAGGCAGCCATATCAGAAGTACAAACTACGGCCGTCGGTGGCTGATCCAGCTGCAGCAGCATTCTCATGCCTTGAATACCGCTATCGTAGGAGTAATCCCCGTTCACAACATAATCCTCACGATATGGAATGGAGGATGTCTCAAGACCGTCACGATATCCCGCCAAGCGGCTTTCGTTAACGGGCTGCCCTGGTACACCCGCCAAATAGGCAATTCGTTGATGTCCAAGCTCGTATAAATGCCGGACCGCCATATGTACGCCATTTCGGTTCTCAGTCGTAATATTACCTGCCCGTTGACCGGTCGCATCCATATCCACAAACATGGTTGGAATTCCGGATTCGATCAGCTCCCGAATGCTGTGATGATCCTTTTCCACTCCGAACACGACCACTCCGTCTAAATTACGGCTCTGACAGTGATCGACAAAAGAGTAACCGGGATCATTCAGCCGGGCGGACAACCGCATGAGATCATATCCGCTGTTTTCCAGTGCCGTCTTGATGCCTTCCAGCAGCATCGCCACATATGGATTGGTAAAAGGTATATTAATGAGGACCCCAACGGTCCAGGATCTCCCGGTCACCAGACCCCGCGCAATGACATTGGGTCTGTAGCGAAGCAATTCGATCGCATTCTTGACTTTTTTTCTCGTCTTTTCACTAACATCCGGATAGTGATTAATCACTTTGGACACCGTTGCTACCGAAACCCCTGCTTCTTTTGCTACATCATGAATTGAAGCCAAATTAGATCACCTCGGACTACGGATTGCAAATACATGCTCAATCAGTTCTTCTATCCCTATAACTCATGATGTGTCCTCTATTATACTTGAAATGATAAGTCAGAGATATAGAATTTTCTGCATGAAAATGGAAAAAGAGTAATCCGTTGAAGGAATCTAGCTTTTATTTTGAATTTCCGCCAGATCCTGCGTCAGTTTCTCGATCATCGTCACAAATGAAGCGAGTTCCTGTGAGCTGCTGGCCTGCTCTCTGGCATGAATAGTCGTCTTTTCCGTTTCATTCTGTACGCGGCTCAGCCGCTGCATAATGCCGGACACCTTGTCCTGAATCTGCTCCAAGGCTTCACGCGAATGCATCGCTAGTTTGCGCACTTCTCCTGCCACCACGGTAAACCCTCTGCCCATATCTCCCGCATGCGCAGCTTCAATCGCCGCATTCAGACCAAGCAGATGCGTCTGATCTGCGATCGCTTTAATGAGTACACCCATATTTTCAATCTGCTTCACATCCTCGTGAAGCTCGTCCATCAATACATGAGCCGTTTCCTGTGAGTCCGCAGTGACCTGTGCAGAAGTCGCAATTTGCCCTGCGCTCTCATTCAGTTCGGCAACCATGCCCGTTAATTGCTGCACAACCTCTGTAACCGCTTGCAGCACATGCTCTTTTTCATCGGCCAGATCTTTCAGTTTTTCCTTCTCTTTCAGTTCATAGGCTTCCAAAACGAGCTGTGAATCAAGATTGAACATTTTGCTGAGTGAATGGATAACCGAAACCCATTGCTCCGGCACCACCTGGCGCATCAGGTCTGTTGCGATATCCAGGTATGTCATGTAGCTGCCAAGATAATATTCGACACTCAGGCCCACGCGAGAGTGCACAAGACCGATCGCAATTCTTTTCTCCAGATATTCATCATCAATTTTACCGTCAGCCAGCGACATCCAATATTCTCTTTGAGTGTCCTTTAATCTCTCAATCGTCGTGGTTTTCCCGATAAGCTCCATCAGTTCCGGTTCGGTGGCGATATGCTTGTAAAAATGGTTCACGACTTCTTCTACCACTTTCACGAATACCGGACGAAATTGCAGAAGGTTCTCCAAGTCTTTTTCGGTCAACCTGATATAATCAATCTGTTTCTGCCGTTTAGAGGTTACATTAATCATGTAAAAAGGCACTCCTTCTTTATACCTAAAATTTTCCGTTGATACAGCAACTTTGTATATTATAGACTATATCGACAGCTTATCCACTAGATTTGAACTGTTTTTTTTATATTTTATAGC
Encoded here:
- the yhbH gene encoding sporulation protein YhbH: MPSDDHSLFVVSKEDWSLHRKGYQDQVRHQEKVKEMIKQNLPDLITEESIVMSDGKQIIKVPIRSLDEYRFIYNFQKQKHVGQGDGDSQVGDVLGRDPAQKPGQGEKAGDQPGHDIMEAEVSMEDLENMLFDEMELPFMKPKEQQDVETESITFNDIRKKGMQSNIDKKRTILENLRRNATSGTPGIHHISPDDLRYKTWEEIVVPHSSAVIIAMMDTSGSMGSFEKYCARSFFFWMTRFLRRQYEKVDIVFLAHHTEAKEVSEEDFFTRGESGGTICSSAYQKALEIIDRRYPPSKYNIYPFHFSDGDNLTSDNERCVRLIGELLKVSNMFGYGEVNQYNRSSTLMSAYRNIKMEQFMYYVIKEKGEVYQALRTFFQKQEGAIQT
- a CDS encoding SpoVR family protein, coding for MSNSDEIKQLEYAISEIMEIADGFGLDYYPMRYEICPADIIYTFGAYGMPTRFSHWSFGKTFNKMKMQYDFGLSKIYELVINSNPCYAFLLDGNSLIQNKLIVAHVLAHCDFFKNNYRFSTSNRNMVESMSATAERISHYEMEYGTEAVESFIDAVLSIQEHVDPQLVRPQHLGKQRYMEYKIKEQKDSHKQEPPAGDYDDLWNLDEPKTKDKNTVASRHFPPEPEKDIMWFIQEFSEVLEEWQRDIMSMLREEMLYFWPQMETKIMNEGWASYWHQHIIRELDLTSEETIEFAKLNSSVVQPSRNSLNPYYLGLKIFEDIERRWDHPTKEEQERGGRTPGRGREKIFEVREYDSDTSFIRNYLTKELTNDLDLYVFEKKGPEWKITDKGWERVRDQLVVSRVNGGNPFLVVSDGDFMRNGELVVRHEYEGTELDLKYMERTMPHVYQLWGRTVHLETIIEDKKVMFTYDGKKLHRKFV
- a CDS encoding response regulator transcription factor gives rise to the protein MDQRRVLVVDDEESIRSAITYALKREGFEVSTAADGEEALQKVTSFRPDMLVLDVMMPKLNGYEVCRRLENVKGIGILLLTVKNDIVDKVLGLELGADDFMSKPFDIRELVARVKSIVRRLDKGSDPTPPADSEVYRLEGLKVDTVRRTADINGGSMDLTPKEFDLLALLVSHAGRVYTREDLLELVWGMEYFGGTRTVDIHIQRLRKKLGDAQYLLQTVYGIGYKAMEK
- a CDS encoding LacI family DNA-binding transcriptional regulator, with amino-acid sequence MASIHDVAKEAGVSVATVSKVINHYPDVSEKTRKKVKNAIELLRYRPNVIARGLVTGRSWTVGVLINIPFTNPYVAMLLEGIKTALENSGYDLMRLSARLNDPGYSFVDHCQSRNLDGVVVFGVEKDHHSIRELIESGIPTMFVDMDATGQRAGNITTENRNGVHMAVRHLYELGHQRIAYLAGVPGQPVNESRLAGYRDGLETSSIPYREDYVVNGDYSYDSGIQGMRMLLQLDQPPTAVVCTSDMAAFGVIHAIEAHGLSVPGDISVVGFDNIYEAELFKPGLTTINQNIHAIGVKSIEELISMIKSTEYPPPVVTEPSSLVIRESTARYSEP
- a CDS encoding globin-coupled sensor protein, translated to MINVTSKRQKQIDYIRLTEKDLENLLQFRPVFVKVVEEVVNHFYKHIATEPELMELIGKTTTIERLKDTQREYWMSLADGKIDDEYLEKRIAIGLVHSRVGLSVEYYLGSYMTYLDIATDLMRQVVPEQWVSVIHSLSKMFNLDSQLVLEAYELKEKEKLKDLADEKEHVLQAVTEVVQQLTGMVAELNESAGQIATSAQVTADSQETAHVLMDELHEDVKQIENMGVLIKAIADQTHLLGLNAAIEAAHAGDMGRGFTVVAGEVRKLAMHSREALEQIQDKVSGIMQRLSRVQNETEKTTIHAREQASSSQELASFVTMIEKLTQDLAEIQNKS